Genomic segment of Populus nigra chromosome 6, ddPopNigr1.1, whole genome shotgun sequence:
aataattgacccgcAGCATCGCGCGGGGCATGTAACTAGTAAAACCTAAAATCACACAGCATCAGCATTCAAATTACCTCGGAAGGGCTGAAAAGACCACAAGCTCGATCAGTTATATCCAGGACAGATGCTTCCTGACAAATTGAAAATCCAAGGGCACATTGCATCAAAGTAAGTaaattaaatatacaaaaatagataaaatcaGGAATCATAACAGAATGAAATTTGTATCATAATGAACAGTCATGGAGACAGGGTTGTCACCTGTTTACACAGAGACCACAATGTAGCAGTATCCTGTCTAGTGAATTTGAGCCCATAGCGGCTCACTAATGCAGACGTGATTTCATCCAGTACAGGTTCCTTTAGCTTATCAACAGCAGGCTCCTGCCTCTTCTTAAAATCCTGAATGCATATATGTGATATGAGAGGAAATTGACCGCCTCATAACAACTCTGGGCAGAGAACATGAGCTTACATGCAAATCCACAACTTTTATGCTTCCACTAACTTCAATAAATTTCAAGTCTTGCACCTAGTATTCAAATCTACAAGCCCCATCTAAAAACCGTTTACAAAGAAAATCATTCTTCTACATTAATTAAGCTATCATGGGATTGGGCAGATAAAAAGGGAAGACAGAGTAAATAACCACACAAATTGTATATTGTTTTACAATGTACAAGCTGTAAGGTTTGAATCCAGATGTAAAACTTCAACATAAAAAAGTAGAACTGGATATTACCTTATAGTTTCCGCAACAATCATGAAACCTCAGTATAATGTCGCTAGCAGGGATTTCACTTGTAACAGCAAAAGCTCGATGTTGTGCAGGTCCTAGACCTCCCTTCTCACTTAAAAGCCCCATGCCAAATGCCACAGCACTAGCTGATGCACGAGGAACCTAGCACattggagagaaaaaagaaggaagtaAGTGAAATCTACCGAAAGAAAATAGTAAAAGACTAGGAGAACAGCACAGGTATAAAGTGGGAACTGATTGGGTGAGACATTTTCATTGTAGAGCATTTAGAACAGAGCTCACCTGTGTAGCCTTTATAGGATAAACATCTGGGTGGTATTCCTCAtcaaataattctgaaaatctCTCTCTAATCCTGATTCCAAGATTGTAcaattcttcttctcctttcctgATCAATTCTCCACCTTTCAATTTCCCTCTCCAAGGAGATTTCCATCCCCGCAACCACAAAGGAACTTTCTCCAAAGACAAATTTTGTTCTTCAGCTTCTCTTATAAGTTCCCCCAAGTGAGAAGCCAACTTGTCTAACTCTCTCATCCGTTTTTTGTTAGGAGAACGAGTTCCATGTCTTGCCTAGGAAGTAACAAGTGAAAAGagtgaaattcaaaaaacatggtAATAACTTTTATCAGAGCAACAAATCACTTCAGGCAGTAGAAGAAATCAGCATATAAACCCAGCAAATTAAAACGCTAAATCAGAAAAGAAGCCTccaaagtaattttaaaacataaaatatccAAGCAAAGGATCATTCCATCATAAAAATAGTACtaagaaataaacaaactcCCTCCAGAAATAATCActtaaaaataaggaaaaagtcATGTTGGTTTAAGCAAATTCTGCAAGTGATGCCCACCCTGGGAATGCATGGCCCATTCCAACAGTTTCATTTAACAACCAAATTACTCTAAATGATAACTTGCATGTTGAAGTTCTACGAATTTCTATAACTCAGAAACTTCAAGTAGCTCTTTTCCCTGACTTTGGTCAAAACGATATATTTGATGTGTTAGAAAGTCCCTGATTTCAAGGGCACAATAACATTCTGTTGACAGCAGAAAGTTTTTATTCGTAAAGAAAAAGATGCTTCAAGTAATTCCATGAGCGTCGATGCGTTTTTTAAAGACCCTGAGTCTGAGTCCGGCAAGAATCAACTACAGGGACAGATGAGAAATTCAAATTCCTCCGTGACAGCAAGTGCAAAACCATGCCCAAAAACTAGAAATTGAatcatactaaaaaaattaaacaaaaaaaattaaacccaaaCATCTTTCGTGATCAGTCAACTCCTCGAGCAGCTACTTGCCAAAATCTCGGATCTTAATCTAGTTTTATAGAAAACTTGCTACATTAACAGGTAATTCAAATTAAGCACAACATTTTAGTATTATACGCAGAAAAGACTCGAGCTGCTgcatttacttttaaatttcgCAGATCCATAGCGATGACCCGGACTTTCACTAGTCAAACATTAAACATGAACAGGAAGAAAACACCAATCTAAAAATTTGCAACAGAGAAGATTACCACAAGGTTTACGTGGATAGGAGTGCATCCATTAGGAATATTATTGGCAGCTACAGCTGAAGTGTTAGCCATATCCTTCGCTACATTGTACCTGCACACAATttatcaatcaattaaataattacaCATAGCTAACTACAAGTTTGCTTGTTTTCGAGCATTAATCTCGTTATTCCACAGACAAAATCAATTGGATTACCTAGAAAGTAAAAGATGGGATAAAAATggtagaaaaaagagagagacctCGTTACAGTGCAGAGGTGGCGACGGACATCGAAACCTTGATCAGCATTTAATTGCGACGATATCGATAACAACAGAAGCTTCAAAATAGCAAACATTGCTTGCTTctattgtttttctcttctctttctgttTCTAGAGTGGCAAAGGGAGAATGTATGAATGGAAATTCTCTGTACGGAAACACGAAGCGGATGTCTCCGGTTTCCAGGGCGAGAAAGAAAGAGCTCTGGCGCGTACTGGAATAAGTCGCTTGATCGTTTCAGATTATTTACATTTTCTTTGACTTTTTGACGTGATGTAGCTGACCCAGTAGAAGGGTAACACGCGGTTTTTCTCTTACCGTTCAactctttttaatattgattagaTCCTTCTATGCTATAATGTCACGAACGTGGTCCATCCATGCCATCACCGAGTTAACAGTTGCTCAATAAAATTGATTCGACAAGTTATCCAGACATGtttgtttataattaatataacgaaaaaattgaattaaaatgttgtgttcttcttgtaaaatatttatctatatGGTAGCCTAgtcaaaattaagaaattaacttCTAGAATCCCCGAACCCTAATCAATCAAAGTCAGTTCGCAGCTATGACTGGTCTAGACTTGTTTTCCACGCAAACATCATCAATGCAAACTATATCTCAGCCCGTCAAAGTTTAGTTTAGGCCCAAGTCCTCGGATTGAGTCCGATCACTGGGCTTCATGTATTCTCGCTTCATCATTGGATATCGGAAGATAAACTCCGCAGGCCCAAACAATTCACATGAAACACAGAAATATCGATCTCTAACTCATTAGTATGAATGGAAATTCGGTTTCCATTATGCCTCGACTCTTCCTACTGGAAAGTAATTAGTATGGGcatttttgagagagagagtgttCTTTGTGTCTCTGGCTATCAACTTTCTTGACGGTCCAATCCAATTAATGTATTTGCCAAATGACAAGCACTCTAAAATTTGGGGCTTAATCGGACACGGTTAACCTCTTCTCTATCCCGTGGGGACGGTTGATTAACAGAAAGCAACCTTACCCGCTAATTGACAGCGCGAAAGAAGATCAACGGTTGATTTTAGATGATTAATATAACACAACCTCACCCCCTAATTGACAGTGATAGAAGATCCTGTCCGTATTGATGAGAACTTATCGGCGAATTGAAGGGCCAGTTGTCGTGCAGCGAAAAAGACCACCGCCCAAACAACAGCGGCTAGGCTTTCCATCCTTTTCAGCGGCTGAAGAGACAAATCGAGAATACTGGAGAATCATATCATGGTCCAGGTATACGGGACCACCAAGAACGTGAATCATCAGACCATGAGTACAGCGTCCATTACCATTTCCCTAGtcacttgtttttcatttttcgcTGTGGTTGCCATTGCAGAACAAggtacaataaaaataaaattaagagtgtAGGGGGACAACCATATATTTTAAACTACCTTCAAGCTTTTGAAACGATGGCTAAACTCATGTTCAATCCTTGACAACAAAGCATCTTTGCTAACCAACCACACCCCAAAAATCCCTTAGCAAAACCTAGAATGATTAACACAAAAAGATAGGCACAGAACGCCCTCCTAAATGGTACTTCAAGCAAGGTAGAAAACAAGATGGCTTCATGATTATGCAACTACTTCTTCCCCATGGAGGAGCATCTGGTCGAAGTGCCACACTCCTGATAATTTCAAAGAAAGAACAACAGTTTAGAGGATGAGCAAATGCGCAGtgcaaattcataaataaataaaggtaagGGAGAACTTTGCACAAGATAGAGATCTTTACCATGTCCTTTACCCACTCTTCGCAGCTGAGCAACATATTCTGAGATCTTTTTGATAGCATCCACCTACAACGTAAGCAATTTGAAAggtcaaaatcaaaattcagcTGACCTGCCATAACTGTGAAAAATAAATGCTGGTGGAAGTAGACCAACATGAAAACTGTACGTACCTGCTCAGCTAAAAACTCACTTTCAACGAAATCTGTCAACTGCACGTCTTTGTTCTTCTCGGCCACCTGTTGaacaaaacttaattcaatTTCTACGTACTCGGCAAACAAAACTAGAAAGACCTGAAAGATTTTGTTATCCAAAAGGCTATGCAAATTGCAGCATGGCCCCATTTCGTCAGTTACTGCTGAGTGCAAACTGAAATTTACCATGCAATGAAGCACATTAAATCCTAAATTGAGGGATAGAAATGTCTTACACTATGCAAGTTCAGGAGCTTTTCATTCGTTAGTTTTTCCAAAGACAAGGCAAGCTCCATTGCTGAACCaagaaaaacaaccacaatcagGTCAATTAAAGATAAAACCAAGTACATCATAACTTAACAAAGCAGACACCAATGCAATGCAGACGAAGTATTGTCATTTGCTCGTAAGTTCTTGTAAACTATGGATGCATACAAATTCTTTCAAGTTCAACACACATCACAAGCATAAGAACACAATGAAGATTTGTATTTGAGAAGCCGCTTGTGAAGTTTAACTTGTGATTCTTAACGGAAGCCCATGTAGTTTCAACACTGAATATTTCCATTCACCTCGAATTCACAAAGTATATCCTGTGCCACGACAGCTacgtataaaaaaaagaaaagaaaaggcgaagGATAACCTTGCCCTGATTGAGAAACTCAGAATACACCTGGTAAAATCAATCACATTCCAATACCTCAACAGCATGAATTTGCATGATCAGTTCAGTATATAAGGACACGGTCAATCAACTAATTTCTCCCCTAAATTTATGTCAGGATTAAAGcagagaaaaacattaaaaagcaCCGGCCGAAGACATTCTTCACATCACACAACagcttcaataaataaatacaaaaaacttcattttgctTAACTCCTCATTGTCAACATATAAACGCCCATCAAAACTCACCATACAGTGCATCTCCCTTCTCCGCATGATCAAACTCAGAGAGGGGCATCAAAATAGACTGCAGCTTCACTTTTCCACCCCGTTTATTCTATGAGATTAAACAACAATGACCGAGGATTCAATTACATTATGAACATAATAAAGAACTCCTAACGctgaattgaaaaggaaaaaaacaataaataactatatcaaattatgaatttaatcaCCTGGTATTCCATCAATTTCTCAGCATGCTCTCTTTCTTCGATACTAGATTCCTTGAAAAacctattagaaaaaaaaaatgtcatgaaTCAGCTTTAACAACATGTAACAAAAGAGAGCTAAAAACATAAAGCAAAAGAGAGAGCTTATAAAAAACAGAGAATTTCCACGGGAATTTACTTGGCAAGGCCCTTGAGTGCCACATTATCTCTATCGAAGTAGGCAAACATCGCATGGTACACATATGAGACATTGTACTCCACACTGCCATTCCAAAAACGACATAATTGATGATTAGAAAACAGATTACTAAAGCGATGTACTTCACCAAACAAACTCAAACGAAACATAGATGAACCCAAAGAACCACGAAACATAGATCTAAATATGGAAAACACCAACGCAAGATCAGAATTAAACATCATATAAAAAGAACATGTCACAAGAAAAGTAAATATAGAATCTTTAATCCAGTTCCAGTATAAAGAAATCATTTTCTATATCAATTAAAGCAAATCAATCATTTCTTGACGATAAAAGAATGGTCACTCAACAAGAagcttgaaaaaaagaaatctcaCTTGATCTGTTCATTGATGGCGGCTTCGCTCTCATCGGTAAATTTCTGCCTGGCAAGAGAAACTTGTGGCACATTAGGCACGAGATTCAGTTCTTTCTTAACCTCCTCAAAAGGCTCAAAGACGACACCAGTTAAAGGTCTATTATTAGCCCCCTTTGAGGCACAAACAACGAATCCAGACCCAGTTTTTGAGCGAAGAAATGAAGGAGAAACAGAAAGATTTTTGTTAGACAGAGAAGAAACAGATGGAAACAGGGAACCCAGATTATCCCCTGTCGCGTTCAATAGAGAAAAGGCTGGTGCTGCCTTaagtaacatgatttttttttttactgaacaAAGATGAAATAACGGGTATTGAAATTTCtaatgaagaggaagaagaattaaaaagagagattgGTGTGGCGTGTGCTGTGTGTGGTGTGGGAGAGAGCATATAATGTAGAGGAGGAGAGGTATTGACCTTAGGATTGAGGGACAGGTGGACGGTGAAGAGAGGAAGGCGGAGTGGAGCGCGTGCCAGGCTTGTGGCACGAACTGGAAAGGAGTATGGCAGTCACACGTGAGTTCATTTAAAAGGAGAATCTGGAATACATCgtccaaaaaaataaaggtgtaAACTTTTAGTTGTCAAAAAAGTTAAGAGTGGATGAATTCACTCAGGGAATATTCTCGTTCCCAATGTTGGGTTTCGTCAAGAGCGTTACTGTGCTCTGTATAGCTACCATTTACGAGTTGCCTCGCATGGAGCTTGGTAGATGAAGACTTGAAATAGAAATATAGAGTGAATTTCAGTTTATAATTGTTAGGTCTTTTGTGTTGAAGGAAGGAAACAGAGAGTGGGGGTAAATATATCAACTGGGGAGGTCTACGTGCATTAATATTTAAGGGTTGAAGGAATGAAATGtgataacagttattttttaaaaatattttttatttaaaaatatattaaaataatatatttttttattttttaaaaattatttttaaaattaacgagttaaaaaaatcttaaaacattaaaaaatattaattttaaataaaaaataatttaaatttttttagaaacacggtCTACGGTTTAAACAGTGTgaaaatttagtaatttttaaagtgtttttttactagaaaatttattaaaataatatattttttattttttaaaaattatttttgatatcatcatataaaaacaatctaaaaacactaaaaaatattaattttaaataaataataatttaaaagtttttaggaATATGAATTTAACTCCGTTCCTAAACGGTTTAGATTGTATAAAAATacgttagtttttaaaattttaatttattagtaaACCTAAACATGCTTTTAATCACTCGCTGAAATTGGAGGTTTCATTTCTAGAATTGcggcaaggttttttttttggttgaaaataaatCGGGGGGTTTGCTAGAAGCCAAAtgtgagaagggaaaaaaaaacgaacaaatttattatcaagaaaaaagaaaaaaaaacccctgcCATCGGGGGCCCAAATTCTACAAATAAAATCTTCAATTGATTAAATGCTaatattctaataataaaatcttCTACTGATTAAATGCTAGTATAACCCCCTGCAATCAGTGTCCAGCCAATATCTAATCAGTACAccagtttttttctcttcatgcAAAGGACCTTCACCAAGCTATTATAATCTCAAGTCCCTCCTCACAATTGACACTtctcataatgttttttaaagatttaatttttttatttaaaattagttttttatgtatttttttattttaatatattgatattaaaaatattttttcaaataaataaataatatgtattactttaatatattttcaaataaaatcactAACACATTTCATGTCTCGTAAAGCTAAACGTGAGGAAAGCACAGGTTACCTAAACAAGACAGTCACGATATCTTCCCGCGACTCATCCCCTCTTCTCCacccttttttttaaggatagaCTCTTGTCTACTTATAGCAATTAGAACTTCGATAACGAGTTTTACTCATGGGACCTGGGCAAGATCCTTTTCTCCTTGTCTTGacaataagatttttatttatttttttccagtccctcctttaacaatatttatatttttagtctAAATAATAACACAATTAATATCTTggctccttttaattttattttctgattcCGCCCTGCCTCCGAGAATGAGTTATTCAGAAGGTGATATATTCAAGTGGATAATTGGCATGTCAAGCAGATAAAATTATTGCTGCAAGGAAAGATATTGCTAGTCTTCTTCTTCAGAAGAGAGTGAAGAACTTTACACAGTTTCTTAAACGTCTACCGAGCATGATTCCATGGAAGAAAATGGTTGCAACTTTCCACACTCGCCTCCTTTTACCCAGGTGATAAGGATGAGGGGGAAATAACGTCAACTTTGGGATTGATTAAAGGAGGATTGGAGTGGGGCCACTTTTATGGATTCTTCATGGCGCTGTCACTCTCATTCAAGACAAAAATCTTTCTGGGCTTTGATCGTGCGTGCGTGGAGGATCTCCCTAGGCATCATAAAATATGCTTGGCTCTTGGAAGGTAGCCCCCATTCACTGTGTCGGAAGAGAATCCACTTGCTTAAATTAAATGTTTCTATCATGCTAAGTATTTAAAAATCCGCAATGGATCGAtctgaaatctttttttatctttatttttatttatccgGACTGATGATGATTtagataattataaaacaacCAGTAGGCATCGCCTTTTATCACAGTATTTAAAAATCCGCAATGCaacgataattatttttttgcgaGGTTCGTATGAGATGTACAGAAATAACCATTAATTATTTGGAGAAAAATGACCTGGagcaaataattaataattaacatgaaaaagaaaagaaaagaaaatctataAAATCCTTTTtatcttgacttttttttaaccttGACGTGTGATTAATTAGTTGTGTGATTTTAAGCCGGTGTTGTATTAACCTTGTTTCAGCGTCGACATTgttatagagttttttttaaatcatgtatTGTAAGCTGATTCATGATCAATCGTcaaatttttattcatgtaagaaaaaataattaattattattttagaaataaattcgCGACAAGAATAACATTTTTAGAATATAAAGAAGTCAAACCATGTgaaataatcattatttttttaagttgcgtggaaaaaatcaataattattagaaatatcttgatatacaaaaataaaaaaaaaataaaaaaaaactgtaaaaaatataaaaaatggatgCGTGGGCCTGGTGGCATCAGGCCCACTCACCTGGGATGGAAGCAGCtggtttggatttttattttttaaaaatatattgatggtGCCGTTTGAAATATCACATAATCATCTTAACTTTAAAACACGCTCGGAACATTGTTGAAATCCGAAAGACAGCACCCTCTTCTCTCTCTTGCCCTGTATCCCTTTACATCGGGGATATTGTTGCAACATAGATAAAGTTTGTGGACTTTTACGCATGAACTAGATTTTCAAGGACTAGAGTgcataaaatatctaaaattcccaaaaaatcatttttttttgtgaaaacggcatcattttaaaaaaaaaagccgcAAAAGCACTATTTTTCAAGGTGCTTCATTGTAGAGCAAGCATAGTGAAATGCTTGGTTTTTCACTACAGCTaggcatggttttttttttttggttaaaaaaagtAGTTACTTCAAGTTATTATAAGAAAACGCCATAGGGGCGTAATCACTTTATTTTTACTCAGAATTCAAGCTGGGCAAGGTTTGACAAACCCATAGAGAGAGTAGAAGAGACATGACCGCCACCCAATTCCTGACGACTAATACGGGCTTCGGTCAAACGAACTGCTGTCTGCTGGAACTAAAACCGAGCTGGTTTtaggatttattttgtttgcctGGTCCGAGAAATGGAACCTCGAGGAGATCGAGACCAATAGCCTGCAGCCGTTAGAAGGGAAGTTAACTTGAATGGTGAATCCAGGCCCAAGCTCGAAAGGCTTGGAATGGGTCACGACTGGTTACTGGTTAGGATGCTAATTGCCAAACAATCTTGCAACTCCACCATGGAATTACGTTAAGAGCAAAAGCCCGAAACTAGAGCTGAGATTTTCGAGCTTTGCAAGTCGACATcctttaaaagaattttttatttttttaaaggattacTTAGCGATAGAGAAGAGATTAACTCAGTTATTTATCACAAAACTTATTAGTAAACAACCATACAAGCAATCAATAAATTTCTCGTCAAATAATTGTGAACTAAGAGATATCAAGTTCTAGTCCTCCTTTTAAAATATTCGAGTTTGAAGCCATCTTGTTATAAAAAAGAGACCAAAGCAGTCCTGTTAGTGCCCAATCCAGTCTGTCATAGTAATATTACTCACGTGCTTAACTATTAATTGTGGATTGTATGGCCTCGatgtatgtaaaaaaaaacataattgtaagcaaaaataataattgttttttaaaaatatattcaaataatattttttaagattttttttttaatatataaaaaccataaaaacacaGTCAAcagaaatcaatttaataattttcagataaaaaataatttaaataacatttaaaaaatatatatttaaccacaaaaacaaaacactccA
This window contains:
- the LOC133697043 gene encoding uncharacterized protein LOC133697043 isoform X1, with product MFAILKLLLLSISSQLNADQGFDVRRHLCTVTRYNVAKDMANTSAVAANNIPNGCTPIHVNLVARHGTRSPNKKRMRELDKLASHLGELIREAEEQNLSLEKVPLWLRGWKSPWRGKLKGGELIRKGEEELYNLGIRIRERFSELFDEEYHPDVYPIKATQVPRASASAVAFGMGLLSEKGGLGPAQHRAFAVTSEIPASDIILRFHDCCGNYKDFKKRQEPAVDKLKEPVLDEITSALVSRYGLKFTRQDTATLWSLCKQEASVLDITDRACGLFSPSEVALLEWADDLELFILKGYGNSINYRMGVPLLEDVVQSMEQAIKANEEKHPPGSYEKARLRFAHAETVVPFTCLLGLFLEGSEFQKIQREEPLELPPKPPQSRNWRGSIVAPFAGNNMLVLHSCPANSASKYFVQVLHNEKPIPMTGCNGSDFCPFEEFKEKIVAPHLKHDYDSVCTAKLEEPEQKPGSSKLSQLFRCLLSLQNDDTQSTKDGL
- the LOC133697043 gene encoding uncharacterized protein LOC133697043 isoform X2 is translated as MFAILKLLLLSISSQLNADQGFDVRRHLCTVTRYNVAKDMANTSAVAANNIPNGCTPIHVNLVARHGTRSPNKKRMRELDKLASHLGELIREAEEQNLSLEKVPLWLRGWKSPWRGKLKGGELIRKGEEELYNLGIRIRERFSELFDEEYHPDVYPIKATQVPRASASAVAFGMGLLSEKGGLGPAQHRAFAVTSEIPASDIILRFHDCCGNYKDFKKRQEPAVDKLKEPVLDEITSALVSRYGLKFTRQDTATLWSLCKQEASVLDITDRACGLFSPSEVALLEWADDLELFILKGYGNSINYRMGVPLLEDVVQSMEQAIKANEEFQKIQREEPLELPPKPPQSRNWRGSIVAPFAGNNMLVLHSCPANSASKYFVQVLHNEKPIPMTGCNGSDFCPFEEFKEKIVAPHLKHDYDSVCTAKLEEPEQKPGSSKLSQLFRCLLSLQNDDTQSTKDGL
- the LOC133697045 gene encoding ferritin-3, chloroplastic-like, giving the protein MLLKAAPAFSLLNATGDNLGSLFPSVSSLSNKNLSVSPSFLRSKTGSGFVVCASKGANNRPLTGVVFEPFEEVKKELNLVPNVPQVSLARQKFTDESEAAINEQINVEYNVSYVYHAMFAYFDRDNVALKGLAKFFKESSIEEREHAEKLMEYQNKRGGKVKLQSILMPLSEFDHAEKGDALYAMELALSLEKLTNEKLLNLHSVAEKNKDVQLTDFVESEFLAEQVDAIKKISEYVAQLRRVGKGHGVWHFDQMLLHGEEVVA